One Amorphoplanes digitatis genomic window carries:
- a CDS encoding RNA polymerase sigma factor, giving the protein MSSANEDEDRFRRVYAAHFAPLLAYALRRVAQREDAADVVAETFLVAWRRCAEMPPGEEARLWLYGVARRVLANHHRGGVRRERLGERLRHRLTATTHDPAAEVGERLAVQSALGRLGELDREVLTLTVWEGLQPRDVAAVLGIRPAAVRTRLNRARTRLRRLLGNDLAVPGHVLGVVTAPAAKEDR; this is encoded by the coding sequence GTGAGCTCTGCGAACGAGGACGAGGATCGCTTCCGGCGGGTATACGCCGCGCACTTCGCACCGCTGCTGGCGTACGCGCTGCGCAGGGTCGCGCAGCGCGAGGACGCGGCCGACGTGGTCGCCGAGACGTTCCTGGTCGCCTGGCGCCGATGCGCCGAGATGCCGCCGGGCGAGGAAGCGCGGCTCTGGCTATACGGCGTGGCCCGGCGGGTGCTCGCCAACCATCATCGCGGTGGCGTCCGCCGGGAACGGCTCGGCGAGCGGCTGCGGCACCGGCTCACCGCGACGACCCACGACCCGGCGGCCGAGGTGGGTGAGCGGCTGGCCGTCCAGTCGGCGCTCGGCAGGCTCGGTGAACTGGACCGTGAGGTGCTCACCCTGACCGTCTGGGAGGGTCTGCAACCGCGTGACGTGGCCGCGGTGCTCGGCATCCGCCCGGCGGCCGTCCGGACCCGGCTGAACCGGGCCCGGACCCGGCTGCGCCGGCTGCTCGGTAACGATCTCGCCGTACCCGGACATGTGCTGGGTGTCGTGACCGCACCCGCCGCGAAGGAGGACCGATGA
- a CDS encoding aldo/keto reductase yields the protein MQTRDFGRLGRISALTLGGGGIGAVWGDTDRAEATATVHAAIDAGITMMDLAPSYGDDHEAERVAGEALRAKPAPEVMITSKVQLPDDEQRDFAARIRRSLHASLRRLGRTHLDLFLLHTHLRPRDAAAPNPPDNISWEHYRGEVVVEFERLRDEGLIRAWGITAVGYPATVLDALRDTPRPDAAQVIVNALDLTGDLWPFDPQPPANEDIAGMASQNGVAVSAIRVVAAGSLTAGLDRPIPADHPAALDYVRAEPFRKLAAELGETPAALAHRYALTVPGVATVVLGVKNRAELAECVAAEARGPLTTEELRAIRALR from the coding sequence ATGCAGACCAGAGACTTCGGACGGCTCGGCCGGATCAGCGCGCTGACCCTGGGTGGTGGCGGTATCGGCGCGGTCTGGGGTGACACCGACCGCGCGGAAGCGACCGCGACCGTGCACGCCGCCATCGACGCCGGAATCACCATGATGGACCTGGCGCCCAGCTACGGCGACGACCACGAGGCGGAACGCGTCGCCGGCGAGGCGCTACGCGCCAAACCCGCCCCAGAGGTGATGATCACGTCCAAGGTGCAGCTGCCGGACGACGAGCAGCGGGACTTCGCCGCCCGCATCCGCCGTAGCCTGCACGCCAGCCTGCGGCGACTGGGCCGCACCCACCTCGACCTGTTCCTGCTGCACACCCACCTGCGCCCGCGCGACGCGGCGGCGCCCAACCCACCGGACAACATCAGCTGGGAGCACTACCGCGGCGAGGTGGTCGTCGAGTTCGAACGGCTGCGCGACGAGGGCCTGATCCGGGCGTGGGGCATCACCGCCGTCGGATACCCGGCGACCGTACTCGACGCGCTGCGCGACACCCCACGCCCGGACGCCGCCCAGGTGATCGTCAACGCACTCGACCTCACCGGCGACCTGTGGCCGTTCGATCCGCAACCCCCGGCCAACGAGGACATCGCCGGAATGGCGAGCCAGAACGGTGTCGCGGTAAGCGCCATCCGCGTGGTGGCCGCGGGTTCGCTCACCGCCGGACTGGATCGCCCGATCCCGGCGGACCACCCGGCCGCCCTGGACTACGTCCGCGCCGAGCCGTTCCGCAAGCTCGCCGCCGAACTCGGTGAGACCCCCGCGGCCCTGGCGCACCGCTACGCGCTCACCGTCCCGGGCGTCGCCACCGTCGTTCTGGGCGTCAAGAACCGCGCGGAACTGGCCGAGTGCGTAGCCGCCGAAGCGCGGGGCCCGCTCACCACGGAGGAGTTGCGCGCCATCCGCGCGCTGCGTTGA
- a CDS encoding family 16 glycoside hydrolase produces MRKKPLLGAVAALTVLIGVAGMNAAFAAALFGDTFDDGDANGWTKTGGSWSVVSDGSPAYRQASTGANAKTQAGDLAWTDYTLRARVKPTAFATSARSVGITARSTTLSSYYALVLTGGGAAQLQRVANGTVTTLGSAAVGVTTGTWYDLALRVTGSTLAGSVNGTQVVQATDSTFAAGRIGLVTSYASATFDDVVVETPAPGPDPTGTTPPTSPPDPGDCRVAGAPTGFATVNALGRNGTTGGAGGATVAVDTAAELLGAIGRTEPLTICVSGTIALPAGMYDVASDKSIVGVGATAGITGGGFNIGLPVSTVTSPPANAVQNVIIQNLSFRNAADDSINVQMFSHHVWLDHNDLAQGYDGLIDIKRGSSYVTVSWNHTHHHTKNMLLGHDDANGAQDTGRLMVSYHHNWFDATPQRNPRVRFGEPVHVYNNYYFYNTDTGVACQNNAGCLVEGNYFENVEEPVTNTYAGPAGRCVARNNVFAGESGTPDCSGTVREAGAYYAYTLDDPNAVKAIVTGAAGVGRVS; encoded by the coding sequence ATGCGCAAGAAGCCTCTGCTGGGCGCCGTCGCCGCGCTGACCGTACTGATCGGGGTCGCGGGCATGAATGCGGCCTTCGCCGCCGCCCTCTTCGGCGACACCTTCGATGACGGTGACGCGAACGGCTGGACCAAGACGGGTGGCAGCTGGTCGGTGGTCAGCGACGGGTCACCGGCCTACCGGCAGGCGAGCACCGGCGCGAATGCCAAGACACAGGCCGGCGACCTGGCCTGGACCGACTACACCCTGCGCGCCCGGGTCAAGCCGACCGCCTTCGCGACGTCCGCCCGCTCGGTCGGGATCACCGCGCGCAGCACCACGTTGAGCAGCTACTACGCCCTCGTGCTTACCGGTGGCGGCGCGGCGCAGTTGCAGCGGGTCGCGAACGGCACCGTCACGACCCTCGGCTCCGCGGCGGTCGGCGTCACCACCGGTACCTGGTACGACCTGGCGCTGCGGGTGACCGGCTCCACGCTGGCCGGTTCGGTCAACGGCACCCAGGTGGTGCAGGCGACGGACTCGACGTTCGCCGCGGGGCGGATCGGCCTGGTCACCTCCTACGCGTCGGCCACCTTTGACGACGTGGTGGTGGAGACCCCGGCACCCGGTCCCGACCCGACCGGTACGACACCGCCCACCTCGCCGCCGGACCCCGGCGACTGCCGTGTCGCCGGAGCTCCCACCGGCTTCGCGACAGTGAACGCACTCGGCCGCAACGGCACCACCGGCGGCGCGGGCGGCGCCACCGTCGCGGTGGACACCGCCGCCGAACTACTTGGCGCGATCGGGCGTACCGAGCCCCTCACCATCTGCGTCAGCGGCACGATCGCCCTGCCGGCCGGCATGTACGACGTCGCATCGGACAAGTCGATCGTCGGCGTGGGCGCCACCGCGGGCATCACCGGCGGCGGCTTCAACATCGGCCTGCCGGTCTCGACGGTGACGTCGCCGCCGGCCAATGCCGTGCAGAACGTGATCATCCAGAACCTGTCGTTCCGCAACGCCGCCGACGACTCCATCAACGTGCAGATGTTCTCCCATCACGTGTGGCTCGACCACAACGACCTGGCGCAGGGCTACGACGGCCTGATCGACATCAAGCGCGGCTCGTCGTACGTGACCGTGTCGTGGAACCACACCCACCACCACACCAAGAACATGCTGCTCGGCCACGACGACGCCAACGGGGCGCAGGACACCGGGCGGCTGATGGTCAGCTACCACCACAACTGGTTCGACGCGACGCCACAGCGCAACCCGCGGGTCCGCTTCGGCGAGCCGGTGCACGTATACAACAACTACTACTTCTACAACACCGACACCGGCGTGGCCTGCCAGAACAACGCCGGATGCCTGGTCGAGGGCAACTACTTCGAGAACGTCGAGGAGCCGGTGACAAACACGTACGCCGGGCCGGCGGGCCGATGCGTCGCCCGCAACAACGTCTTCGCCGGCGAGTCGGGGACGCCCGACTGCTCCGGCACCGTGCGGGAGGCCGGCGCGTACTACGCGTACACGCTGGACGACCCGAACGCCGTCAAGGCGATCGTGACCGGCGCCGCCGGCGTGGGGAGGGTGTCATGA
- a CDS encoding pectate lyase family protein codes for MNRRVVALHALTTVLIATGLAGTAKAATAAAVAAPDGFASVAALGLPGTTGGVAGPTVTVDTTDELLTAIDTVGPMTIQVSGTIAITSKQGVRPNKTIVGLGSSAVITGGGFDFYRSSNVIVRNLTFTNAEDDAVNVGQQSHHIWIDHNTFVRPVDGSIDIVRGADYVTVSWNHFAGTDKSMLIGHSDGAASTDIGHLKASIHHNFFDGSRQRHPRVRFGEPVHVYNNYFRGNELYGVASTENAGVLVEGNYFATVPFPCHSTSGYADSGPGRLVQRANVFVGSGPCEAGGAVVEPRTFYAYTLDAAASVPGLVTGGAGAGRP; via the coding sequence ATGAACCGCCGCGTCGTCGCGCTCCACGCGCTGACCACAGTGCTGATCGCCACCGGTCTGGCCGGCACGGCCAAGGCGGCAACGGCCGCCGCGGTCGCCGCCCCGGACGGCTTCGCGTCCGTCGCGGCGCTGGGCCTGCCCGGCACCACCGGCGGCGTCGCGGGGCCGACCGTCACGGTCGACACCACCGACGAACTGCTCACCGCGATCGACACGGTCGGCCCGATGACCATCCAGGTGTCGGGCACCATCGCCATCACCAGCAAACAGGGTGTACGGCCGAACAAGACGATCGTGGGCCTCGGCTCCTCGGCGGTCATCACCGGTGGCGGCTTCGACTTCTACCGCTCGTCGAACGTGATCGTGCGGAACCTGACGTTCACCAACGCGGAGGACGACGCCGTCAACGTCGGCCAGCAGTCGCACCACATCTGGATCGACCACAACACCTTCGTCCGACCGGTCGACGGCTCGATCGACATCGTCCGCGGCGCCGACTACGTGACCGTGTCCTGGAACCACTTCGCCGGAACCGACAAGAGCATGCTGATCGGGCACTCGGACGGCGCCGCGTCGACCGACATCGGGCACCTGAAGGCCAGCATCCACCACAACTTCTTCGACGGCTCCCGTCAGCGTCACCCGAGGGTGCGCTTCGGCGAACCGGTGCACGTCTACAACAACTACTTCCGGGGCAACGAGCTCTATGGCGTCGCGTCGACCGAGAACGCGGGAGTGCTTGTGGAGGGCAACTACTTCGCCACGGTGCCGTTCCCCTGCCACTCGACGAGCGGGTACGCCGACAGCGGCCCGGGCCGGTTGGTGCAGCGCGCCAACGTGTTCGTGGGCTCCGGGCCGTGCGAGGCGGGCGGTGCCGTCGTGGAGCCGCGGACGTTCTATGCGTACACGTTGGATGCCGCAGCGAGCGTTCCGGGCCTGGTCACGGGCGGGGCCGGCGCGGGCCGGCCCTGA
- a CDS encoding methyl-accepting chemotaxis protein: MTAEVTVTRKRPGAVTRWILNRRLYTKILLVVVVLATVGAGVGAFAIVQMSQLSAAVHELYTGSIVPGQHLEKIAVDIGVMRSAVLKHALTTSDASKARYEQDIKAADATFQQDVQDYQKITADPALLNRLEAAWQRYRTARDTHFLPASKRHADVEQIRDSELDPAAKATMTHLNALIAAENAEAAAAAVEADHRYTTARTITISVLAVGLLLAGTFGLLVARGLARRVRALSGVIRAIADGDLTRSVDADSRDEIGQMAAELHRACGTLRTTVGQISGSSQTLTEYAQRMASASTQIAGTAEQTSDRAETVSAAAGQVSSNVDTVAAAVEEMTASIREIAGSATDAAGIAQNAVAVAQNANGTMSKLGASSAEIGDIVKVITSIAEQTNLLALNATIEAARAGEAGKGFAVVASEVKDLAQETAKATEEISSRIKVIQTDTSAAVTAIGEITHVIERINGYSNTIASAVEEQTATTSEIGRNVAEAATGAANITDTITVVAKAAQDTYLGVGETRQTANELSGLASKLQTLVGQFTV, encoded by the coding sequence ATGACTGCTGAAGTAACGGTTACCCGCAAGCGGCCCGGCGCAGTGACTCGCTGGATCCTCAACCGCCGCCTGTACACCAAGATCCTCCTTGTCGTGGTCGTGCTGGCGACGGTGGGCGCCGGCGTCGGTGCCTTCGCGATAGTGCAGATGTCACAGCTCAGCGCCGCGGTCCACGAGCTGTACACCGGCAGCATCGTGCCCGGTCAGCACCTGGAGAAGATCGCCGTCGACATCGGTGTCATGCGGTCCGCGGTGCTCAAGCACGCCCTGACCACCTCGGACGCCAGCAAGGCCCGCTACGAGCAGGACATCAAGGCCGCCGACGCGACGTTCCAGCAGGATGTGCAGGACTACCAGAAGATCACCGCGGACCCCGCCCTGCTCAACCGGCTGGAAGCAGCGTGGCAGCGCTACCGCACCGCGCGGGACACCCACTTCCTACCCGCCAGCAAGCGCCATGCGGACGTGGAACAGATCCGCGACAGCGAGCTGGACCCGGCCGCGAAAGCGACTATGACCCACCTGAACGCACTGATCGCCGCCGAGAACGCCGAGGCCGCCGCCGCCGCCGTCGAAGCCGACCACCGGTACACCACCGCGCGCACGATCACCATCTCCGTGCTCGCTGTGGGCCTGCTGCTCGCCGGAACGTTCGGGCTGCTGGTGGCTCGCGGCCTGGCGCGGCGGGTACGCGCCTTGTCGGGAGTGATCCGCGCCATCGCCGACGGCGACCTGACCCGCAGTGTCGACGCGGACAGCCGGGACGAGATCGGACAAATGGCCGCCGAACTGCACCGCGCCTGTGGCACCCTGCGCACCACCGTCGGGCAGATCAGCGGCAGCAGTCAGACACTCACCGAATACGCCCAGCGGATGGCCTCCGCCAGCACCCAGATCGCCGGCACCGCCGAGCAGACCAGCGACCGAGCCGAAACGGTGTCGGCGGCGGCCGGACAGGTCTCGTCGAACGTCGACACCGTCGCGGCCGCCGTCGAGGAGATGACCGCCTCCATCCGGGAGATCGCGGGCAGCGCCACAGACGCCGCCGGGATCGCCCAGAACGCCGTCGCCGTCGCCCAGAACGCCAACGGCACCATGAGCAAGCTCGGCGCCTCGTCCGCCGAGATCGGCGACATCGTCAAGGTGATCACCTCGATCGCCGAGCAGACCAACCTGCTGGCGCTCAACGCCACCATCGAGGCCGCCCGCGCGGGCGAGGCCGGCAAGGGCTTCGCGGTGGTCGCCTCCGAGGTGAAGGACCTGGCTCAGGAGACCGCCAAGGCCACCGAAGAGATCTCCAGCCGCATCAAGGTCATCCAAACGGATACCAGTGCGGCGGTCACGGCGATCGGTGAGATCACGCATGTCATCGAACGGATCAACGGGTACTCGAACACCATCGCCTCGGCCGTCGAGGAACAGACCGCGACAACCAGCGAGATCGGCCGCAATGTCGCCGAGGCCGCAACCGGCGCCGCCAACATCACCGACACCATCACGGTGGTGGCCAAGGCGGCTCAGGACACCTACCTGGGTGTCGGAGAAACCCGCCAGACCGCGAACGAACTGTCCGGCCTCGCCAGCAAGCTACAGACCCTTGTCGGCCAGTTCACGGTGTGA
- a CDS encoding aldo/keto reductase codes for MNPVERVRLGRTNVHVTRLGLGLAPLGGLFTPVGADAARDTVEHAWRLGIRYFDVAPLYGNGLAERRAGPVLASKPRNELVLSTKVGRLLRPGGADSQDIWAEPTDVTPVFDFSGGGVLRSYEESLDRLGLGRAEVLHLHDPDLHFGQAVREALPALAELRDQGRIDVVSAGMNQAGMLADLVRTGELDAVLLAGRFTLLDQSGAEALLPLCADRGVSVIAGGVFNSGLLADPRPGARFDYAPADPRLVERALLLREVCRRHGVALRAAAIQFPLTHPAVSCVLVGARTPAEVEDAVRMAAAPVPGTLWSDLRSEGLIA; via the coding sequence GTGAACCCTGTCGAGCGTGTCCGGCTCGGCCGCACGAACGTGCACGTGACCCGGCTGGGGCTGGGTCTCGCCCCGCTCGGCGGGCTGTTCACCCCGGTCGGCGCCGATGCGGCCCGGGACACCGTCGAGCATGCCTGGCGGCTGGGCATCCGGTACTTCGACGTGGCGCCGCTCTACGGCAACGGGCTGGCCGAACGGCGGGCCGGTCCGGTGCTGGCGAGCAAGCCGCGCAACGAGCTCGTGCTCTCCACCAAGGTGGGCCGGCTGCTGAGGCCGGGCGGCGCGGACAGCCAGGACATCTGGGCCGAGCCGACCGACGTGACGCCGGTCTTCGACTTCAGCGGCGGGGGCGTGCTCCGGTCGTACGAGGAAAGTCTTGATCGTCTCGGCCTGGGCCGCGCCGAGGTCCTGCATCTGCACGACCCGGACCTGCATTTCGGCCAGGCCGTGCGCGAGGCGCTCCCGGCGCTGGCCGAGCTGCGCGACCAGGGCCGGATCGACGTCGTGTCGGCCGGGATGAACCAGGCCGGGATGCTCGCCGACCTGGTGCGCACCGGCGAGCTGGACGCGGTGCTGCTGGCCGGGCGGTTCACGCTGCTGGACCAGTCGGGCGCGGAGGCGCTGCTACCGCTCTGCGCCGACCGCGGCGTCTCGGTCATCGCCGGGGGAGTGTTCAACTCGGGGCTGCTCGCCGATCCGCGGCCGGGCGCCCGGTTCGACTACGCGCCCGCCGATCCGCGGCTGGTCGAGCGGGCGCTGCTGCTGCGGGAGGTGTGCCGGCGGCACGGCGTCGCGCTGCGCGCCGCCGCGATCCAGTTCCCGCTGACGCACCCGGCGGTGAGCTGCGTGCTGGTCGGCGCCCGCACGCCCGCCGAGGTCGAGGACGCCGTGCGGATGGCCGCGGCGCCCGTACCCGGCACGCTCTGGTCCGATCTCCGCTCGGAAGGACTCATTGCATGA
- a CDS encoding amidohydrolase family protein: protein MIIDAHQHLWTADYPWLQTPSLTRIRRDYTVDDLRAAIGAAGVDRTVLVEAGRCDAAETRLFLKIAQDTPEIAGVVGWAGLQDPDLAATIAGYRSGPGGHLLVGIRDQVQAEPDDFLDRPGVRAGLATVAAAGLVNELVVRCTQLPSVARAAAALPGSTFVLDHLGKPEIAAGAVRRWRELIAPVAARPNVIAKLSGLVAEADWATWTPADLKPYVDTAVDLFGTGRLMFGSDWPVLEVAATYTEVKDAMTGLLGGVPADVFGGTAIDTYHLEIMPPR from the coding sequence ATGATCATCGATGCGCACCAGCACCTGTGGACCGCCGACTACCCGTGGTTGCAGACGCCCTCGCTGACCCGGATCCGGCGCGACTACACGGTGGACGACCTGCGCGCGGCCATCGGCGCCGCGGGCGTCGATCGCACGGTGCTGGTCGAGGCGGGCCGGTGCGACGCCGCCGAGACCCGGCTGTTCCTGAAGATCGCGCAGGACACTCCGGAGATCGCCGGCGTGGTCGGCTGGGCCGGCCTACAGGATCCGGACCTGGCCGCGACGATCGCCGGCTACCGTTCCGGCCCCGGCGGCCACCTGCTCGTCGGCATCCGGGACCAGGTGCAGGCCGAGCCGGACGACTTCCTCGACCGGCCCGGCGTGCGTGCCGGCCTGGCCACGGTGGCCGCTGCCGGGCTGGTGAACGAGCTGGTGGTGCGCTGCACGCAACTGCCGTCGGTGGCGCGGGCCGCCGCCGCGCTGCCGGGGTCCACGTTCGTCCTCGACCACCTCGGCAAGCCGGAGATCGCGGCCGGCGCGGTCCGGCGGTGGCGCGAGCTGATCGCGCCGGTCGCCGCCCGGCCGAACGTGATCGCCAAGCTGTCCGGCCTGGTCGCCGAGGCGGACTGGGCGACCTGGACCCCGGCCGACCTCAAGCCGTACGTCGACACCGCGGTCGACCTGTTCGGCACCGGCCGGCTCATGTTCGGCTCGGACTGGCCGGTCCTCGAGGTGGCGGCCACCTACACCGAGGTCAAGGACGCGATGACCGGGCTGCTCGGCGGCGTACCGGCCGACGTCTTCGGCGGCACCGCCATCGACACCTACCACTTGGAGATCATGCCTCCGCGGTGA